A DNA window from Haloactinospora alba contains the following coding sequences:
- the serA gene encoding phosphoglycerate dehydrogenase — translation MSKPSVLVAEELSPAGIALLEEDFDVHRADGADRSQLLPALADVDAVVVRSATTIDAEALDAAPNLKVVARAGVGLDNVDVDAATKAGVLVVNAPTSNIISAAEQAVNLMLATSRNTAPAHNALVNGEWKRSKYTGVELYDKTVGIVGLGRIGALVAQRLSAFGTKLIAYDPFVQPVRAAQMGVELVSLDEVMERSDFITVHLPKNKDTIGLISDDAFSKAKPNLRIINAARGGILDEDALYRALKEGKVAGAGIDVWTNEPCTDSPLFEFESVVVAPHLGASTEEAQEKAGTQVARSVKLALSGEFVPDAVNVQGGAVAEEVKPALPLTEKLGRIFTSLAGGAASKIDIEVRGELAAHDVKVMELAALKGVFGGVVEEAVTFVNAPLLAKELGVEVSLVTSDDNSDWRNLVCVRGILSDGRKVSVSGTLSGPRNIEKLVELNGYTMEISLSEHMVFFAYNDRPGIVGKVGAVLGETGVNIAGMQVSRDTEGGKALITLTVDSAIPDNTLNQISTEISAATTRQVQLY, via the coding sequence GTGTCCAAGCCCTCCGTTCTCGTAGCGGAAGAACTCTCGCCCGCCGGAATCGCACTGTTGGAGGAGGACTTCGACGTCCACCGCGCCGACGGTGCCGACCGCTCGCAGTTGCTGCCCGCCCTCGCGGACGTCGACGCCGTGGTCGTGCGTAGCGCGACCACCATCGACGCCGAGGCGCTGGACGCCGCCCCCAACCTGAAGGTGGTGGCCCGCGCCGGAGTGGGACTGGATAACGTCGACGTCGACGCCGCGACCAAGGCCGGTGTGCTGGTGGTCAACGCCCCCACGTCGAACATCATCAGCGCCGCTGAACAGGCGGTCAACCTGATGCTGGCCACCTCCCGCAACACGGCTCCGGCGCACAACGCCCTGGTCAACGGGGAGTGGAAACGCTCCAAGTACACCGGGGTCGAGCTGTACGACAAGACCGTGGGGATCGTCGGTCTGGGGCGTATCGGCGCGCTCGTCGCGCAGCGACTCTCGGCGTTCGGTACGAAACTCATCGCCTACGACCCGTTCGTGCAACCGGTTCGCGCCGCCCAGATGGGCGTGGAGCTGGTGAGCCTGGACGAGGTGATGGAGCGCAGCGACTTCATCACCGTCCACTTGCCGAAGAACAAGGACACGATCGGCCTGATCAGTGACGACGCCTTCAGCAAGGCCAAACCGAACCTGCGTATCATCAACGCCGCGCGCGGGGGGATCCTGGACGAGGACGCCCTGTACCGCGCGTTGAAGGAGGGGAAGGTCGCGGGCGCCGGTATCGACGTCTGGACCAACGAGCCCTGCACCGACAGTCCGCTGTTCGAGTTCGAGAGCGTCGTGGTCGCCCCGCACCTGGGTGCCAGCACCGAGGAGGCCCAGGAGAAGGCCGGAACGCAGGTGGCACGGTCGGTGAAACTCGCCCTGTCCGGTGAGTTCGTGCCCGACGCCGTCAACGTGCAGGGCGGCGCGGTCGCCGAGGAGGTCAAACCGGCACTGCCGCTCACCGAGAAGCTCGGCCGGATCTTCACCTCGCTCGCGGGGGGTGCCGCCAGCAAGATCGACATCGAGGTGCGCGGCGAACTCGCGGCCCACGACGTCAAGGTGATGGAGCTGGCCGCCCTCAAGGGTGTCTTCGGTGGCGTCGTCGAGGAGGCGGTGACCTTCGTCAACGCCCCGCTGCTGGCCAAGGAGCTGGGAGTCGAGGTCAGTCTGGTCACCAGCGACGACAACAGTGACTGGCGCAACCTCGTCTGCGTCAGGGGCATCCTGTCGGACGGCCGGAAGGTGTCGGTCTCGGGCACGCTCTCCGGCCCGCGGAACATCGAGAAACTCGTCGAGCTCAACGGCTACACCATGGAGATCTCGCTGAGCGAGCACATGGTGTTCTTCGCCTACAACGACCGGCCCGGCATCGTCGGCAAGGTCGGCGCCGTCCTCGGCGAGACCGGTGTGAACATCGCGGGCATGCAGGTGAGCCGGGACACGGAAGGCGGGAAGGCGCTCATCACGCTCACCGTGGACTCCGCTATCCCGGACAACACGCTGAACCAGATCTCGACAGAGATCAGCGCGGCGACGACGCGCCAGGTACAGCTGTACTGA
- a CDS encoding branched-chain amino acid aminotransferase encodes MNSSTTKSGLTFDIQPSDQRRTPQERAALLDNPGFGNVFTDHMVTIRYTEGKGWYDARVEPYAPLSFDPASANLHYAQEIFEGLKAYRHPDGTIACFRPEANAARMNRSARRMAMPELDEELFTGAIEALLGQDADWVPSQEDSSLYLRPFMFATDVGLGVNHPSRSYMFVLIASPSGPYFSGGIKPVSVWLSEDYTRAAPGGTGEAKFAGNYAASFVAQAQALEQGCDQVVWLDGVEHRWVEEMGGMNLFFVFGSGDGARLRTPALTGTLLPGVTRDSLLTLAPEFGIPVEEGRISTDEWRSAAESGELTEVFACGTAAVITPVGYVKSSHGEFRIGDGTPGPVTMRLREELVGIQYGSRPDTHGWIRDMV; translated from the coding sequence ATGAACAGCAGCACCACCAAAAGCGGGTTGACGTTCGACATCCAGCCCTCGGACCAGCGGAGGACCCCGCAGGAACGAGCGGCCCTACTGGACAATCCCGGGTTCGGCAATGTGTTCACCGATCACATGGTCACCATCCGTTACACGGAGGGCAAAGGCTGGTACGACGCGAGGGTGGAGCCCTACGCCCCGTTGTCGTTCGACCCGGCCTCGGCGAACCTGCACTACGCCCAGGAGATCTTCGAAGGGCTGAAAGCGTACCGCCACCCGGACGGCACGATCGCCTGTTTCCGGCCGGAGGCCAACGCCGCGCGTATGAACCGCAGCGCACGGCGCATGGCCATGCCCGAACTCGACGAGGAACTCTTCACCGGAGCGATCGAGGCACTGCTCGGCCAGGACGCGGACTGGGTGCCCTCCCAGGAGGACAGCAGCCTCTACCTGCGTCCGTTCATGTTCGCCACGGACGTGGGGCTGGGGGTCAACCACCCCTCCCGGAGCTACATGTTCGTGCTGATCGCCTCCCCGTCGGGACCGTACTTCTCGGGGGGAATCAAACCCGTCTCGGTGTGGCTCAGTGAGGATTACACGCGTGCCGCTCCCGGAGGGACCGGGGAGGCCAAGTTCGCCGGGAACTACGCCGCAAGCTTCGTCGCCCAGGCCCAGGCCCTGGAACAGGGGTGCGACCAGGTCGTCTGGCTCGACGGGGTGGAACACCGCTGGGTCGAGGAGATGGGCGGCATGAACCTGTTCTTCGTGTTCGGTTCCGGGGACGGCGCGCGGCTGCGCACCCCGGCACTGACCGGGACACTGCTGCCCGGCGTCACCAGGGACTCACTGCTCACGCTCGCGCCGGAGTTCGGGATCCCCGTGGAGGAGGGGCGGATCTCCACCGACGAGTGGCGCTCCGCGGCGGAAAGCGGCGAACTGACCGAGGTGTTCGCGTGTGGAACCGCCGCAGTGATCACCCCGGTGGGGTACGTGAAGAGCTCCCATGGCGAGTTCCGAATCGGTGACGGGACCCCCGGACCGGTCACGATGCGGCTGCGGGAGGAACTGGTCGGTATCCAGTACGGCAGCCGACCGGACACGCACGGCTGGATCCGCGACATGGTGTGA
- a CDS encoding trypsin-like serine peptidase, with the protein MTPSATRKLLAPLACGALLLSGVPAEATSRSPDVGTQDSGITRDSSTAQQRAGATDYWSPERMEAATPLGRVLDSPSGSGGERSPQSAASDDSTGERWDRGGKVTKTTGKVYLTMDGRDFTCSGSVVRADNRDTVLTAGHCLKDGTGAWAENWTFVPGYEDGSSPHGRYSAREKLVPRQWSQQEDDSFDVGLAVVGTDDGNHVQDEVGAQRIAFGQRPGDPTYAFGYPATDGYSGRYLHYCAGDTRPDQDGTTASGMDCEMTQGSSGGPWLSGFDPETGTGTVTSVISFKYASDPTTQYGPFLGDEVRRLYREAQAL; encoded by the coding sequence ATGACACCGTCTGCCACCAGAAAACTCCTGGCCCCGCTCGCGTGCGGCGCGCTCCTCCTCTCCGGCGTCCCGGCCGAGGCGACCTCCCGGAGTCCGGACGTCGGCACCCAGGACAGCGGCATCACCCGTGACTCCTCCACCGCCCAGCAGCGCGCGGGAGCGACAGACTACTGGAGTCCCGAACGCATGGAGGCGGCCACACCGCTCGGGCGCGTCCTGGACTCCCCCTCCGGGAGCGGCGGCGAGCGCTCGCCGCAGAGCGCCGCGAGCGACGACAGCACCGGTGAACGCTGGGACCGCGGCGGAAAGGTAACGAAGACGACCGGGAAGGTGTACCTGACGATGGACGGTCGGGACTTCACCTGCTCCGGCTCGGTCGTGCGGGCCGACAACCGGGACACGGTCCTCACCGCGGGGCACTGCCTGAAGGACGGCACCGGGGCCTGGGCCGAGAACTGGACCTTCGTTCCCGGCTACGAGGACGGGAGCAGCCCGCACGGCCGGTACTCGGCGCGGGAGAAGCTCGTCCCTCGGCAGTGGTCCCAGCAGGAGGACGACAGCTTCGACGTCGGTCTGGCCGTCGTCGGGACCGACGACGGGAACCACGTACAGGACGAGGTGGGCGCGCAGCGGATCGCCTTCGGCCAGCGCCCGGGGGACCCGACGTACGCGTTCGGCTACCCGGCCACGGATGGGTACTCCGGTCGTTACCTGCACTACTGCGCCGGCGACACCCGCCCGGACCAGGACGGCACCACCGCCAGCGGTATGGACTGCGAGATGACCCAGGGGTCCAGTGGTGGCCCGTGGCTGTCCGGGTTCGACCCGGAAACCGGTACCGGGACCGTCACCTCGGTCATCAGTTTCAAGTACGCGAGCGACCCCACGACCCAGTACGGCCCGTTCCTCGGGGATGAGGTACGCCGGCTCTACCGCGAGGCTCAGGCGCTCTAG
- a CDS encoding DUF4184 family protein — protein sequence MPFTASHPAAVLPLGALLAGAVAPGLPYYLHTASLAATTHGPRRLGGDVASGAGALLCSDSPSGHRSPRFSHHTRATVFPTPPPPRKTGGG from the coding sequence ATGCCGTTCACCGCGAGCCACCCCGCAGCGGTGCTGCCGCTGGGCGCGCTCCTGGCGGGAGCGGTCGCGCCCGGCCTCCCCTACTACCTCCACACCGCGTCCCTCGCTGCCACCACGCACGGCCCGCGGAGGCTCGGGGGCGACGTCGCCTCCGGCGCCGGTGCGTTGCTGTGTTCCGACTCGCCCTCCGGGCACCGCTCTCCGCGCTTCTCCCACCACACGCGCGCGACCGTGTTCCCCACTCCCCCGCCTCCCCGGAAGACCGGTGGGGGATGA
- a CDS encoding 3-isopropylmalate dehydrogenase — protein sequence MPTRSVPLAVVPGDGIGPEVVTEGVKVLSAAAARHDVTLETTEYDLGAGRWHATGETLPDTVAEELRGHEAILLGAVGDPSVPSGVLERGLLLRLRFDFAHYVNLRPVKLYPGVHTPLADAAPDDIDMLVVREGTEGPYAGMGGVLRKDTPGEIATQDSVNTRFGVERVVRYAFAKAQARPARRLTLVHKDNVLTYAGELWQRVVREVGAQYPDVAVDYCHVDAATMFFVSQPERFDVVVTDNLFGDIITDLGAAIAGGIGLAASGNINPQREFPSMFEPVHGSAPDIAGQGVADPTATVLSGAAMLEHLGLEAAARQVEAAVAEDLRARAESGSQRSTERVGDDLAKRVVEQG from the coding sequence ATGCCCACTCGCAGCGTCCCGTTGGCGGTGGTTCCCGGTGACGGGATCGGCCCCGAGGTTGTCACCGAAGGGGTGAAGGTCCTGTCGGCCGCGGCCGCGCGGCACGACGTCACCCTGGAGACCACCGAGTACGACCTGGGAGCCGGCCGGTGGCACGCCACCGGCGAGACGCTCCCGGACACCGTGGCGGAGGAGCTCCGTGGCCACGAGGCCATCCTGCTCGGCGCGGTGGGGGACCCGTCAGTGCCGAGCGGGGTCCTGGAACGCGGGCTGCTGCTGCGGTTGCGCTTCGACTTCGCGCACTACGTCAACCTGCGGCCGGTCAAGCTGTATCCGGGGGTGCACACACCGCTGGCCGACGCCGCGCCCGACGACATCGACATGCTCGTGGTCCGGGAGGGTACCGAGGGGCCCTACGCCGGTATGGGCGGAGTGCTGCGGAAGGACACCCCGGGGGAGATCGCCACGCAGGACAGCGTCAACACCCGGTTCGGCGTGGAACGCGTGGTGCGCTACGCCTTCGCGAAGGCGCAGGCGCGCCCGGCCCGGCGTCTCACCCTGGTGCACAAGGACAACGTCCTCACCTACGCCGGGGAGCTGTGGCAGCGTGTGGTACGCGAGGTCGGCGCGCAGTACCCGGACGTGGCCGTGGACTACTGCCACGTCGACGCGGCGACCATGTTCTTCGTCTCCCAGCCGGAGCGTTTCGACGTCGTCGTCACCGACAACCTGTTCGGCGACATCATCACCGACCTCGGCGCCGCCATCGCGGGCGGGATCGGGTTGGCCGCCAGCGGCAACATCAACCCGCAGCGCGAGTTCCCCAGCATGTTCGAACCGGTGCACGGTTCCGCCCCGGACATCGCGGGCCAAGGGGTGGCCGACCCGACCGCGACGGTCCTCTCCGGCGCGGCCATGCTCGAACACCTCGGTTTGGAGGCCGCGGCGCGCCAGGTGGAGGCTGCGGTGGCCGAGGACCTGCGTGCCCGCGCCGAGTCCGGAAGCCAACGCTCCACCGAACGCGTCGGTGACGATCTCGCCAAGCGAGTAGTCGAGCAGGGCTGA